One Candidatus Limnocylindria bacterium DNA segment encodes these proteins:
- a CDS encoding gamma carbonic anhydrase family protein, with translation MPLYGYRGKRPTVAPDAFIAPTAVLIGDVTVRSGASVWFGSVLRADMDRIEIGERSNVQDNCTIHTDTGEPTIIGAECTIGHGAIVHSSIVERNVLIGSAAVLVGANTVGERTIVGAGAVLAERFAAPARSLVLGVPARVVREVRPEDDRWTVGAAQHYADLSAWYRENLKETE, from the coding sequence GTGCCGCTCTACGGCTACCGCGGGAAACGACCGACGGTGGCGCCCGACGCGTTCATCGCGCCGACGGCCGTTCTCATCGGGGACGTGACGGTGCGGTCCGGAGCGTCGGTCTGGTTCGGCTCGGTGCTGCGCGCCGACATGGACCGCATCGAGATCGGCGAGCGCTCGAACGTGCAGGACAACTGCACCATCCACACCGACACCGGCGAGCCGACGATCATCGGGGCGGAGTGCACGATCGGTCATGGAGCGATCGTCCATTCCTCGATCGTCGAGCGGAACGTGCTCATCGGCTCCGCCGCGGTCCTCGTCGGCGCGAATACGGTCGGCGAGCGCACGATCGTCGGCGCGGGTGCTGTCCTTGCCGAGCGTTTCGCGGCCCCGGCCCGGTCGCTGGTGCTCGGCGTGCCCGCACGAGTGGTGCGCGAGGTCCGCCCGGAGGACGACCGCTGGACCGTCGGAGCGGCGCAGCACTACGCCGATCTCTCCGCGTGGTACCGGGAGAACCTGAAGGAGACCGAGTAG
- the hutH gene encoding histidine ammonia-lyase, which translates to MPTLRLTGADLSIADVLAVARRQTPVALDRTAERRMSESARLVAELAAGDAPVYGVNTGFGDLATVRIPIGDLRTLQRNLIRSHAAGVGDPLPADVVRAVLLLRANTLAAGRSGVRPELAEMLLEMLDRGVHPVIPMHGSVGASGDLAPLAHAALVLMGEGEAFVEDKRMPGADALKRAGLRPLELGPKEGVALINGTQVMTAIGCLALHDAAVLAATADIVGAMSAEALRATDAAWNADLHAARPHPGQQTVAANLRSLMEGSANVASHRLGDARVQDPYSIRCMPQVHGASRDALDYARRVIEIEINSVTDNPLVFAEQRRVVSGGNFHGQPVAIALDVATIAVAELADVSEARVDRLTNAHTSGLPPFLSPMAGTNSGFMVAQYTSAALVTENRLRAFPASVESVPTSAGMEDHVSMGVHAALKLAAVVRNTRDALAIEALCGAQGLDLLGATTAPGVEEARRVVREHVPKLETDRALAPDIAAVAELIEREILLAGVRSRIPDLA; encoded by the coding sequence GTGCCGACACTGCGCCTGACCGGAGCGGATCTCAGCATCGCCGACGTGCTCGCGGTCGCCCGCCGGCAGACGCCCGTGGCGCTCGACCGCACGGCGGAGCGCCGCATGTCGGAGTCCGCGAGGCTCGTCGCGGAGCTGGCAGCGGGGGACGCGCCCGTCTACGGGGTCAACACCGGCTTCGGCGATCTCGCGACGGTCCGCATCCCGATCGGGGACCTCCGAACGCTCCAGCGCAATCTCATCCGAAGCCATGCCGCGGGCGTCGGCGATCCACTGCCGGCCGACGTGGTGCGCGCGGTGCTCCTCCTGCGTGCCAACACGCTCGCGGCCGGTCGCTCCGGCGTGCGCCCTGAGCTCGCCGAGATGCTGCTCGAGATGCTCGATCGCGGCGTTCATCCCGTGATCCCGATGCACGGCAGCGTCGGCGCCTCCGGCGATCTCGCGCCGCTCGCTCACGCGGCACTGGTGCTGATGGGCGAGGGCGAGGCGTTCGTCGAGGACAAGCGAATGCCCGGTGCCGACGCGCTGAAGCGAGCTGGACTGAGGCCGCTCGAGCTCGGGCCGAAGGAAGGCGTCGCGCTCATCAACGGGACACAGGTCATGACCGCCATCGGCTGCCTGGCGCTCCACGACGCGGCGGTGCTCGCGGCGACCGCTGACATCGTCGGCGCGATGTCCGCCGAGGCGCTGCGCGCGACCGACGCCGCGTGGAACGCCGACCTGCACGCCGCGCGGCCGCATCCAGGACAGCAGACCGTCGCCGCCAACCTGCGCTCGCTCATGGAGGGGAGCGCCAACGTCGCGTCGCACCGCCTCGGCGACGCGCGGGTCCAGGATCCGTACTCGATCCGCTGCATGCCCCAGGTACATGGCGCGTCACGCGACGCCCTCGACTACGCGCGGCGGGTCATCGAGATCGAGATCAATTCCGTGACCGACAACCCGCTCGTCTTTGCGGAGCAGCGGCGCGTGGTGAGCGGTGGCAACTTCCACGGGCAGCCCGTGGCGATCGCCCTCGACGTGGCAACGATCGCGGTCGCGGAGCTCGCCGACGTCAGCGAGGCACGCGTCGATCGGCTCACGAACGCGCACACCAGCGGCCTCCCGCCGTTCCTGAGTCCGATGGCCGGGACGAACTCGGGTTTCATGGTCGCGCAGTACACGAGCGCCGCGCTCGTCACGGAGAACCGGCTTCGCGCGTTCCCCGCATCCGTCGAGTCGGTGCCGACCTCCGCGGGGATGGAGGATCACGTGAGCATGGGCGTCCACGCGGCGCTGAAGCTCGCGGCGGTCGTGCGGAACACGCGCGACGCGCTCGCGATCGAGGCACTCTGCGGCGCTCAGGGTCTCGATCTGCTCGGCGCTACGACGGCGCCCGGTGTCGAGGAAGCCCGCCGCGTCGTGCGCGAGCACGTCCCGAAGCTCGAGACGGACCGCGCGCTCGCTCCGGACATCGCCGCCGTCGCGGAGCTCATCGAGCGCGAGATCCTGCTGGCCGGCGTCAGGTCACGCATCCCCGATCTCGCGTGA
- a CDS encoding HAD family hydrolase: MSAPRAVVFDLGGTLVHWADWEGGAATKWGLAFDALRASEAISASREDFVLAMRAAEKAHWERVDRDHWSGPPTGVVSDGFRRLGTSFGEAALLTVLDGYARAVAGWCSVFSDTRDTLVTLRERGYLLGLLSNTWWAAEWHNADLAAHGLADLLDELVYTSDLPCSKPHPSVFREVASRLGVAPDACVMIGDRQVDDVSGARAIGMRAIWRRNDSGFPTSDVAPDAIVDTLAELPDLLRSWGGA, encoded by the coding sequence GTGAGTGCGCCGCGGGCGGTCGTGTTCGACCTCGGCGGCACGCTCGTGCACTGGGCCGATTGGGAGGGCGGCGCGGCGACGAAGTGGGGACTCGCCTTTGACGCGCTTCGCGCATCCGAGGCGATCAGCGCGTCGCGGGAGGATTTCGTCCTGGCGATGCGCGCCGCCGAGAAGGCGCACTGGGAACGGGTCGATCGCGACCACTGGAGCGGACCACCCACCGGCGTCGTCAGCGACGGCTTCCGGCGGCTTGGGACGAGCTTCGGTGAAGCTGCGCTCCTGACCGTGCTCGACGGATACGCGCGCGCGGTCGCGGGCTGGTGCTCCGTCTTCTCCGACACGCGCGACACGCTGGTGACGCTGCGCGAGCGTGGCTACCTGTTGGGCCTCCTCTCGAACACGTGGTGGGCGGCCGAATGGCACAACGCGGATCTCGCGGCGCACGGGCTCGCCGATCTGCTCGACGAGCTCGTGTACACGTCCGACCTACCGTGCTCCAAGCCGCATCCGTCCGTGTTCCGCGAGGTGGCGTCGCGTCTCGGCGTCGCGCCGGACGCGTGCGTGATGATCGGCGACCGTCAGGTCGATGACGTGTCCGGCGCGCGGGCGATCGGCATGCGCGCGATCTGGCGGCGCAACGACTCGGGCTTCCCCACCTCCGACGTCGCGCCTGATGCGATCGTCGACACGCTCGCCGAGCTCCCCGACCTGCTTCGCTCATGGGGAGGCGCATGA
- a CDS encoding DNA-3-methyladenine glycosylase I yields the protein MKRCSWATREPLISYHDKEWGTPRHDERTLFEFLVLEGAQAGLSWETILRKRTAYRAAFARFDPKKVARFGARDVTRLMRDEGIVRNRLKIASAIANAKAFLAVAREYGSFDTYFWGFRDPAELSRDLRKRGFRFVGPTICESFMEATGMLDHHERGCFRRAG from the coding sequence ATGAAGCGCTGCTCCTGGGCGACACGCGAGCCGCTCATCAGCTACCACGACAAGGAGTGGGGCACGCCGCGCCACGACGAGCGCACGCTCTTCGAATTCCTCGTGCTCGAGGGCGCGCAGGCGGGGCTCTCGTGGGAGACGATCCTTCGAAAGCGCACGGCGTATCGCGCTGCGTTCGCACGGTTCGATCCGAAGAAGGTGGCGCGCTTCGGCGCCCGCGACGTAACGCGACTCATGCGCGACGAGGGCATCGTGCGCAATCGGCTCAAGATCGCGTCGGCCATCGCGAACGCGAAGGCCTTCCTCGCCGTCGCGCGCGAGTACGGCAGCTTTGATACCTATTTCTGGGGCTTCCGGGACCCGGCCGAGCTGTCGCGCGACCTTCGGAAACGTGGCTTCCGTTTCGTGGGACCCACGATCTGCGAGTCATTCATGGAGGCCACCGGCATGCTCGACCACCACGAACGCGGATGCTTCCGCAGGGCGGGCTAG
- a CDS encoding Flp family type IVb pilin yields MIAFFRDEEGQGLVEYALIIAVIAIAVIVAMVFLRGQIQNIFSNIGNNLT; encoded by the coding sequence ATGATCGCTTTTTTCCGTGACGAAGAGGGTCAGGGCCTCGTCGAATATGCACTCATTATCGCCGTCATCGCGATTGCCGTCATCGTCGCGATGGTCTTCCTTCGTGGCCAGATCCAGAACATCTTCAGCAACATCGGCAACAACCTGACCTAA
- a CDS encoding response regulator transcription factor: protein MNVLLVEDDPAVRGAVERALRGAGHRTETAANGVRALEVATANPYDAVVLDIGLPGLDGLEVCRRLRSTGNAVPVLMLTARAAVTERVEGLDAGADDYLVKPFALDELLARLRAFERRAPQSGQSRGTLRFEDVSLDRDAMTCRRGDRTIQLSRTEYQLLELFLSNPRRVLSRDVIFDKVWGYDFGPDSNSLDVYIGYLRRKLGEPRIIHTMRGVGYVLREA from the coding sequence GTGAACGTCCTCCTCGTCGAGGACGATCCCGCAGTGCGGGGAGCCGTGGAGCGGGCGCTTCGCGGCGCCGGCCATCGGACCGAGACCGCCGCCAACGGCGTAAGAGCGCTGGAGGTGGCCACGGCCAACCCCTACGACGCGGTCGTCCTGGACATCGGCCTGCCCGGTCTCGACGGACTCGAGGTGTGCCGCCGCCTGCGCTCGACCGGCAACGCGGTGCCGGTGCTCATGCTCACCGCGCGCGCGGCGGTCACCGAGCGGGTCGAGGGCCTCGACGCCGGCGCCGACGACTACCTCGTGAAACCGTTCGCGCTCGACGAGCTCCTGGCGCGACTGCGTGCCTTCGAGCGGCGCGCGCCGCAGAGCGGGCAGTCGCGCGGCACCCTTCGCTTCGAGGACGTGTCCCTCGACCGCGACGCGATGACCTGCCGCCGTGGAGATCGGACGATCCAGCTGTCGCGCACGGAATACCAGCTGCTCGAGCTCTTCCTCTCGAATCCGCGCCGCGTGCTCAGCCGCGATGTCATCTTCGACAAGGTGTGGGGCTACGACTTCGGTCCGGACTCGAACTCGCTCGACGTGTACATCGGATACCTGCGCCGGAAGCTCGGCGAGCCACGGATCATCCACACGATGCGCGGCGTCGGCTACGTGCTGAGGGAAGCATGA
- a CDS encoding HAMP domain-containing sensor histidine kinase — MTFRVRVALLAAGAVALAAVSAAAIMYVVVQQQLTTQLDETLKDAAAVSRQPQGGGGGRGGGPPRFPGSLGSPLSGRPDILAQVIDTSGSVGRVENQPLTALVTADARAVAAGTKAAYFFNTEIEGSHLRVYVAQFTAPTQFTPGTAIELWRPLDEINGVLDETRLRLAIVAIGAVLLAAVLGVIVSQGTLMPVRRLTDVVEEVGRTRDLSRRVEGESPDELGRLAASFNSMLSALDISLRQQRQLVADASHELRTPLTSLRTNLELLARGQPTDPVERQQVLVELVGQIERLSTLVGDLIDLARDEEATLPIEDVRLDEVVGEAITDMRGRYPQVRFDAVLEATTVRGVRPRIARAVTNLLDNAGKWSPAKGVVEVTVQDGEVSVRDHGPGVAPEDAARVFDRFWRASNARSLPGSGLGLSIVKDVAESHGGSVTLEQATGGGARFRLRLATDS, encoded by the coding sequence ATGACCTTTCGTGTTCGCGTCGCGCTCCTCGCGGCCGGCGCGGTCGCGCTCGCCGCCGTCAGCGCCGCCGCGATCATGTACGTCGTCGTCCAGCAGCAGCTGACGACGCAGCTCGATGAGACGCTGAAGGATGCCGCTGCCGTGTCGCGTCAACCGCAGGGCGGGGGCGGCGGGCGTGGCGGCGGCCCACCTCGCTTTCCCGGCTCCCTCGGATCTCCGCTGTCCGGCCGCCCCGACATCCTTGCTCAGGTGATCGACACATCCGGCAGCGTGGGCCGGGTCGAGAACCAGCCTCTCACGGCACTCGTGACCGCCGACGCGCGTGCGGTCGCCGCTGGGACGAAGGCCGCGTACTTCTTCAACACCGAGATCGAGGGCTCGCACCTGCGCGTGTACGTCGCTCAGTTCACGGCACCCACGCAGTTCACGCCGGGCACGGCCATCGAGCTCTGGCGGCCGCTTGATGAGATCAATGGCGTGCTCGACGAGACGCGCCTTCGCCTGGCGATCGTCGCGATCGGCGCGGTCCTCCTCGCGGCCGTGCTCGGTGTCATCGTCTCGCAAGGGACGCTGATGCCGGTCCGCCGGCTCACCGACGTCGTCGAAGAGGTCGGGCGCACGCGCGACCTGTCCCGGCGCGTCGAAGGTGAGAGTCCCGACGAGCTCGGCCGGCTCGCGGCAAGCTTCAACAGCATGCTCAGCGCGCTCGACATCTCACTGCGACAGCAGCGTCAGCTCGTCGCCGACGCTTCGCACGAACTGCGGACGCCGCTCACCAGCCTGCGAACCAACCTCGAGCTGCTCGCGCGCGGGCAACCGACCGATCCTGTGGAGCGCCAGCAGGTGCTCGTCGAGCTCGTCGGTCAGATCGAGCGCCTCTCGACGCTCGTCGGGGATCTCATCGATCTGGCGCGCGACGAAGAGGCGACCCTCCCGATCGAAGATGTTCGGCTCGACGAGGTCGTCGGCGAAGCGATCACCGATATGCGTGGCCGTTACCCGCAAGTGCGCTTCGACGCGGTCCTGGAAGCGACGACCGTGCGCGGAGTTCGTCCGCGCATCGCGCGTGCTGTGACGAATCTCCTCGACAACGCCGGCAAGTGGAGTCCTGCGAAGGGTGTGGTCGAGGTCACTGTCCAAGATGGCGAGGTGAGCGTTCGCGACCACGGCCCCGGCGTCGCGCCCGAGGACGCCGCGCGCGTCTTCGACCGTTTCTGGCGGGCGAGCAACGCACGGTCTCTTCCGGGCTCCGGCCTCGGCTTGTCGATCGTGAAGGACGTCGCCGAGTCCCACGGGGGCTCTGTGACGCTCGAGCAAGCGACCGGCGGCGGAGCGCGCTTCCGCCTGCGGCTCGCGACCGACTCCTAA